From the Helianthus annuus cultivar XRQ/B chromosome 17, HanXRQr2.0-SUNRISE, whole genome shotgun sequence genome, the window tatacataacttagataaatctttaatttgtttaagggtttatcgccacagcctcaaggcttggatgtatgcatatttcacaataccgcataaatgttaatatcagtagagcattcattgttccacaaaacataacgttgatttaaaccatgttttacttcaacaccttgttttgtgcatttcacatatggtttagttgatacatctcacttaccatacaagatatattttgggtacacattacatatggtttagttgatacccccccccccttggtccgagttttgtgaaggGGGACTCCCCTGTCCGACCTTGTGAACCTTTGCCCCatcccctgtccgagttttaacccccaccCCTCCTCTGGTCCGAATTTGTGAGGGAGGAACCCCCTTGGTCTGAATTTGTTGCCCTGGAATGTTGTCTGACCTTCTGTTGTGCTGTGTTGTCAAACCTTTGTGAATTAAACATGACTGTCACCCTGATTTGCATGCTACTAGTCAGAATACCACATATGATATATGTTTATGACAAACATCAGTGTTGAAGCTTactgtatgattctgtatatgattgtatgctactgaatgcaactgtatgatcctgtatgtgtgaacaatcacctcatatcattctgtacacaatgaacacacataacacaattgcttgtatatcaaggacttgtaaaccctaattgaatgtaatccttacatcgaatcatgtgcatgtatcctaggtcgtgtgtaacggacttagacatttaattaaccctagaagcaataacataccgagcaaaccaaggtgagttcacactcttactaaggcatgggattcccagggcgcgggaattgggattgaaggaatgagattgaatagaatcgTACTTACACATCCATTTCAAACCTTCCAACCCAAGGCTAAAACTCTAGAGATAAACACAAAAGATGGCTTTTTTCTCTGGCTCCCAGGCGATTTTGGCGATTTCCTTTGAAGCCCTAGTTCTTGTTCTTCAACCTTAATTTTGATCAATCTGGGTTAGGTATTGGGGTGTTGtcgatccttctgagtaaggtttctAGACTTCAATCCTGGTTTCTAATCTTTTGCAGTCAGAGTTAGGGTTTTCGTTTCATTTTTTCTCATCTAGGGTTTTCTTTGCCTTGTTGCCGTGAGTTTTGTTTGTGTTGGTCTTTCTTGTTTGTTGATTTACGTTGCTGTTTTCTGCCGTCTAGGGTTTATATTTTCAGTATTCTTGCATGGAAAGAAATCGTGATATGGGTTTGGAGGATTTAGGGTTTCAGTCTTTTTCAGAAAGATGCATGAGGATATTTTCATTACGTCTAAGGGTTCCGCGAGTGTGCATGATATGCGTGATAAACCTAGCCTGTTGAACAAGCCTTTGAAGATTGATGGGAATCCTTTACTGCCGCGTCGAGGTGTTGTGCAGAAAGAGCCTAGggttattaatattattgatgAATTGCAGAAAATTACGGTACAAGTTCCGCCGTTAACAAGTACTCCTTATAGTCAGGTTAATCAGCAAGGGCCGCCGTTGGAGCCGGTGTCTTATGCGGAGAAACTTCAGTCTTCGGCAACTATTAAGAGGGAAGTCAACTTCAGACTTATGAAGCCATTAGAAACCAGGGAAGATGCAGATCTAGTTATTCCGAAAGAGGTTGTTAAACAGGTACAAGATAAATTTGAGAATGTACTTTATGGTTATTTTCTAGGAAGTCGTTTACCATTCCCTGTAGTAGAATACTATGCAAAGAACGTTTGGGCAAAGTTTGGATTTCAAAAGCTAATGTTGAACTCGGCtggtttctttttcttcaagttcGATTCTAGGGATGGGTTAACAAAGGTTTTGGAAGGAGGTCCTTGGTTGATAAGAAAAGTTCCTCTATTTCTGAATATATGGTCCCCAAAGGTTAGCTTGAAAAAGGATGGTGTGAAAACTATTCCTTTGTGGGTTAAACTGCATAACGTCCCAATCTCGGTTTACACGGATGATGGATTAAGCTTGTTGGCCTCGAAATTGGGTACCCCGAAACGGCTTGATTCTTATACGGCTGATATGTGTGTGGATAACTGGGGCAGGAGCAGTTATGCTCGTGCAATGATTGAGGTGAATGCGGATAGTGAACTTAAAGATTATATTACGCTAGCTATTCCTAAAATGGATGAAGAGGGCTATATTATGGAACGAGTAAAAGTTGAATATGAGTGGAAACCGTTACGTTGCCCCACATGTTGCTTATTTGGCCATGACCACTCTTCTTGTAGCAAAATTATTAAGGATAAGGCAAAACAGGTGGTGGTAGATGAGGAAGGGTTTGTTACTGATCGAAAGAGAATGGCTAAACATGGGTTtccacaaaagaagcaaaaggctAAGTTTGTTTACAAACCAAAAGCTAATAAAGACGCTCCTGGTACATCTGGAACAAAGCCGGAGGTTCTAACTAATAATGGTTCCCCAACTGTTAACGTGGCTAATTCCTTCCAGGCATTAGCTAATGATGATGCTGATGTCAACCCGGTAGCGGGTAATACTTCGGGTAATAATTCGGCTGAGGTGAAGGGCGGATTAAATAACGGAACTGCAATGCATGATGACGTTAGAGAGAATGTTCCGACTGAAATGTCGAAATACATGAGTAGCAATCTTAATGGCAGCaaatctgagggggcaagcactcccggttcCGTGGGTTTCAATGGGTAGTGTCGCAGCATGGAACATAAGGGGTTTGAATCGTCCCCTGAAACAAAACGAAGTCCGTGTACTTATTGCTGAAAATCAATTGAGTGTTTGTGCTATTTTAGAGACGCATGTTAATGTCAATAATCTTCATAAAGTTTGCAAGAGTGTGTTTCGTAGGTGGAGCTGGTCTTCTAATGGGAATTTATGTCAGCGAGGCACAAGAATTATTATGGGGTGGAATACGGATGATGTTGATCTTATGGTCCTCTACCAATCTGATCAGGTTGTTCACACGCAAATCCGGTTTAAAGCGGAATCCAAGGTTTTCTTTTGCTCCTTTGTTTATGCTGAAAATAAGTATCAAGATCGTCGGAAGCTTTGGGAGGATTTGTGTAGACATAGCATTGTTGCTAAAAAGTGTCCTTGGGTGGTGCTTGGGGATTTTAACACAACCCTTAACATGGAGGATTGCCTTTATGGGCGTCTTGCCATACTATAGGAATGAGAGAATTCTTTGACTGTATTCAAATGGCGGAGATTATGGATATTAAACACCATGGTTGCCATTACACCTGGAACCAGAAGCCTAAAGAGGGTATTGGAGTTTTAAAGAAAATTGATCGTGTCATGGGTAATCTTAAGTTCTTGGATTTATTTCCGAATGCTTATGCAATTTTCCAACCGGCTCATATCTCGGACCACTCTCCGTGTGTTATTAAGCTGCCATCTATTAATCATGCTAAACCAAAGCCTTTTAAGTTTGCAAACTTCCTAACTTCTAAGCCAGAATTCAAGCAGTTTGTTTCTACTGAATGGGCTAAGGATGTGCAGGGTTATGCTATGTTTTCAGTGGTCAAGAAAATGAGAAACCTGAAACCTTGCTTTCGTAAACTTCTACATCAGCAAGGTAATCTTCATGATAAGGTTTCTAGGCTTCGTAGTGACCTGGATGAGCTCCAGAAGCAGGTGGATGCTAACCCCCTTGATACTATATCTCGTGATTTAGCTGCCAAGTGTCTCCAAGAGTTCCAAGTGGCAGCTTACGACGAAGAATGTTTTCTTAAGCAAAAATCTAAGGTAGAGTGGCTTTGTGCGGGGGACTCGAATACCTCTTACTTTCACAACTCTGTGAAGAGTAGGAATGCTAGAAACAAGATTCAGTGTATCAAAGATGTGCATGGTAATTATTTTGAGGGTAATGATGCTCCAGCCGCTATTTTGGATCACTACTCGAAGTTTTTGGGTACCGATCTGCCGGTTCAAAACCTTAATGAGGAGGATTTGTTTATTAACACCCTTAGCCAAGATATGGCGTCCCATATGGTTAGAGAAGTGACTAGAGATGAAGTTAAAAAAGCCATGTTCAGCATTGGTGAGAATAAGGCCCCTGGCCCGGATGGTTTCTCATCCGCGTTTTTTAAGTCTGCCTGGGATATAGTGGGGGAAGAGGTGACTAATGCGGTGCTTGATTTCTTTGATAAGGGTAAGCTTCTAAAACAAGTTAATCACACCATTCTTGCTCTGGTGCCTAAAAAGGATACGCCTAACACTGTTTTAGACTACCGGCCAATCTCTTGCTGTAACGTTTTGTTTAAGTGTATCAGCAAGATTATAACGGATAGGATTAAGGGAAGTTTGAATCACTTGGTCAGTATTAATCAGTCGGCTTTCattccgggtaggaaaatttcTGATAATATTCTTCTTACCCAGGAGTTAATGCATAACTATCATCTTAATAGAGGGCCCCCTAGATGTGCATTCAAGATTGATATTCAAAAGGCCTATGATACGGTCAGCTGGCAGTTCCTTGAATCTATCCTGCATAGTTTTGGGTTTCATCATAAAATGGTTAATTGGATAATGACATGTGTTTCTACGGTGTCGTATTCTTTAAGCATTAATGGAGAGCTTCATGGTTATTTTCCGGGGAAGCGTGGGCTTAGGCAAGGGGATCCTATGTCCCCTTACCTATTTACCCTAGTCATGGAAGTCTTAACTCTTCTGTTACATCAAACTTCGTCTCATACGGCGTTTAAGTTTCATGCTCGGTGCTCCAAGCAGAAGATCATTAGTATTTCGTTTGCTGATGACTTGTTTTTATTTGCTCATGGTGACAGTGGCTCGGTTAAGCATCTTCGTGAGGCTCTTGACAAGTTTTCTCGGGCCTCGGGCTTGTATCCTAATCTGGATAAGAGTACGGTATTCTTATGTAATGTTCCTCAACCCATTAAAGATCAAATTATGAACATTATGCCATTTCAGGAGGGTTTGTTTCCAGTTCGGTATCTTGGGGTTCCGTTGATCTCTACTAGACTTTCGGCCAAGGATTGCAAGGCTCTTTTGGAGCGCATGGATAGGCGTATCGATAACTGGATGACAAAATCTCTCTCTTTTGCAGGGAGACTCCAGCTTATTAATGCTGTCCTCACGGCTTTATACTCATATTGGGCTTCGGTTATGATGCTCCCGTCTAGTATCTTAAAGGATTTGGAAAAACGTCTTCGTAGATTCCTTTGGAATGGTGGTAAATCTGGCTCGGTTCGTGCTAAAGTTGCCTGGAAGGATGTTTGCATGCCTAAAGATGAGGGTGGCCTAGGTATTCGAAGCATAATAGATGTTAATAAGGCTCTTTTAACTTCTCATATTTGGAGTTTAGTCACCAATCGGCCTTCTCTTTGGGTCCAATGGACCCACTCGTACAAGCTGAAGGGCCAAAGTTTTTGGGAGGTTCAATGTCGAGCTAATGTTAGCTGGGGTTGGAGAAAACTCTTATCTATCCGTTCGAGTGTTCGCTCGTTTTTTTGGATGTCTATTCGGAGTGGCAGGCAAACAAACGTATGGAGTGATAACTGGTGCTCTTGTAGTCCGATTCGGTCATTCATATCCCCTAGAGCTATTGCTAATGCTGGGTTTTCTTTAAACACTAAGGTGGCTGACATTGTCACGGATGATGGCCAATGGCTATGGCCTCAGGCATGGTATACTCTCTTTCCTGTCCTTATAAATATCGGCTCTATTCAGATTTCTCCTAATACGAATGACCGATTTTGCTGGAAAGATTTGGATGGTAATCTTCAAGGTTTTAGTTCTTGGGAGGTTTGGAATTGTTTGCGGAATAGGTGTCATAAGGTTTTATGGGCAAGTGCGGTTTGGTTCAGCCAATGTATCCCCCGACATTCGTTTCACTTGTGGTTGGTTATCAAAAACAAGTTGAAAACGCAAGACAGGATGACCATTTGGGAAGCCGGTAGTGCTACTAATTTGCGTCTTATGTGTTGCCCTCTATGCAAGTCTGACCGTGATTCAAGAGACCACTTGTTCTTTCAATGTGTATATGCTTCAGATGTTTGGAGATTGGTCAGGCACTTGGTTGACATGGAGAATGTTACGAATACCTGGGATTCTATCATGCAATGGATGGAGCTTAATGCTAATTCTAGTACTATGGATAACATCATTAGTAAGATCCTGGTAGCGGCTGCAACGTACTTTGTCTGGCAGGAAAGAAATAACAGGTTATTTTCTCATAATCAGCGAAGTGCAAGTGTGCTTGCAAAGGTTATCATTGAGACGGTTCGACTCAGAATTATGGGATTCCGGTTTGGTAGAGACCCGAAACAAAAGAAGATCTTGGATAAGTGGATGATCTCGAAGAGCAGCATCGAGGTTGATCCCGGCTAGAGAGGCTCCTTTGGGTCGTTTGCATGTTTGTTTAGGGCTGTGTTTTTCTTTCTCGTATTTCCGTTTGTTTTTGGTTATGACGATTGTCGGGTTCCTTGTTTTTGGTCTTttcctagtcttggtatgccaagtctagtagTGTGTATCGGTGTCTCGATGCACCctgttttaatttttggttgatataaaatttcaccggggtaaccctttacccaaaaaaaagaatcgtacttacactgttactagactaccataccatcgtcctcggctgtgcaggacacatacgtaaaacctacgtatacttatgctactcactgtcctcaggttgcgaaggacactcacgtaaaacctacgtgaacttatactcactactgcctcggttgtgtcaggcacttacgtaaaacctacgtaaacccccgcgtacccctatcctcggttgtgaaggatacttacgtaaaacctacgtaaacttgtacgtattactgttctcgggatatgtagaacacttatggttacgaatagtctagtggttatacaacatgggaagcccccaccaatagaacgtactatcggcccagtagagccacatgttacaaacgaacttactattacgcatttactttctgtgaactcgcttaactagttgttgaccctctgttacatgccttgcaggtcgttagatacatggagcttgcacagggaggagctggtcgttgtgggcttggatcgtgattgtttctttaaacacttatgacatttcatacttatttatgttgggttttatttatacgcttccgctaaacagtgataacatacttatgttttggaacacctttcatattggtggttgaatggcatttacttttatatattaattacatgttcattatgattggtggcttgatcctggtcagtcacgctcccaagcggtgatactccgcaggtggattttgggggtgtgacagattggtatcagagccactagttatagagaacttggttttaataaggagaaaacgtttttattaaaaccagactataaccagtacagtgctcaacgatccacaacgacgcttcgctccacgtgcaagactcaacatcctaggtaataaggtttatatttattgcctacatgctagaattgcatagaactttgctcgtagtatgcttagattacattgctcactatttgttattgcttgagaacacttgtgtgcttacactcttctgtcatcgcactactcgcgaaccattctcacttattctacttttactatgaagatcatgtctggacgtgtgaacatgactcaagcccagttgacggctcttatcaatgaacaagtagctgcggcacttgcagctgcacaagcaggtagtataccctgcggatgtgattcacactaggatctttagatcctacattaactcttgtgtttaactttgtcctatttgtacacaataggtcaacacgccccacaacctgtctgtactttcaagaacttcatggactgtcgtccaagcacattcagtggcacggagggagcagttggactcctccactggttcgaaaagctagagtctgtgtttgaaatgtgtgaatgccctaaggctcgcagggtgaaatatgccactggtaccTTAGAGGGGATTGctttaacttggtggaacgcgcaagtgcagatcttagggttggcagctgctaacgccactccttggaatgatttcaaggaactgatcaaaagggaatactacactcgggaagacatccacaagttggaagatgagttgtaccatttgaaaatgactgggtcagaaattgaagcttataccaagaggtcaaacgaactggccgtgctatgtccaactatggtggaccctccaatcaagcgcattgagttgtatctcaaaggtttggcgccagaaattcagagccatgtgacatcggctaatcttgacaacatccaggctatttaacgcctcgctcatcgtctcacggaccaggcagtggaacagaacaggctgcctaaacgtatcagcgctactgctaccgttactacccctactacacttgctactcccagtgacaacaagagaaaatgggatggggattccagcaagggatcagcttcatttcagtctcaggttcagcagcgaaagactgacagttatcagagtcccagtcagcactcttcaggtagccacaggcagggcggatatcgaggaaacctcccaaagtgcaacaactgcaacagacaccacagtggccagtgtaacaaaggtcgctgtcaaagatgcctcaagatgggtcatgaggccaaggattgtagaagccctcggcctgcgaatcagaataagcagcagccaccagcacagcagaatcagcaacagggcaacaggggatgttttcattgtggtgcagaaggtcacttcaaaaggcactgccctcagctaaacaggaactagaacaacaacaacaacaataacaacaatcagggaaatggcaacaacaacaacaatggtgggaacaacaacggcaacgaagcaaggggtcgtgtatttgtgttggggcagggagaagcgagaaatgatcccaacgtagtcatgggtaagtttcttcttgacgacttttatgttactgtattgtttgattcgggtgcggatacaagttatgtgtctttgaaagttagtcaaatgttaaaacgtgcatcaactcccctaaacaccaaacatgttgtagagttagctaatggtaaaagtctagaggccacacatatagttcagggttgtaatc encodes:
- the LOC110924759 gene encoding uncharacterized protein LOC110924759; this translates as MHEDIFITSKGSASVHDMRDKPSLLNKPLKIDGNPLLPRRGVVQKEPRVINIIDELQKITVQVPPLTSTPYSQVNQQGPPLEPVSYAEKLQSSATIKREVNFRLMKPLETREDADLVIPKEVVKQVQDKFENVLYGYFLGSRLPFPVVEYYAKNVWAKFGFQKLMLNSAGFFFFKFDSRDGLTKVLEGGPWLIRKVPLFLNIWSPKVSLKKDGVKTIPLWVKLHNVPISVYTDDGLSLLASKLGTPKRLDSYTADMCVDNWGRSSYARAMIEVNADSELKDYITLAIPKMDEEGYIMERVKVEYEWKPLRCPTCCLFGHDHSSCSKIIKDKAKQVVVDEEGFVTDRKRMAKHGFPQKKQKAKFVYKPKANKDAPGTSGTKPEVLTNNGSPTVNVANSFQALANDDADVNPVAGNTSGNNSAEVKGGLNNGTAMHDDVRENVPTEMSKYMSSNLNGSKSEGASTPGSVGFNG